The following is a genomic window from Syntrophomonadaceae bacterium.
GTTCATTGATCGTTGCCGTGGTTCCCGCTATGAATGAAGCAGGCAGGATTTCCCGGGTATTAAATGAGCTGTTAAAGCTTCCTGTGGCCGCAATAATCTGTGTTGTAAACGGTTCCCATGATCAAACCTTGGAGGAAGCCACCAGCCTCAAAAATAACAGAGTCAAGGCACTTCATTTCAAGGAGCCTCTGGGCATTGATCTGCCACGGGCTGTCGGAGCTAAATTCGCCTTGGATCTGGGGGCACAAAAAGCACTTTTTGTGGACGGCGACATGATTGGAATTTCCCAAAAATCTTTAGCGGGTCTATGCAAAACACTGGATCAGGGGGTTGATATGGCTTTGACCAACTGCTATCCAGGCGCAACTCACCGCTATTCTTTTGCCAACCGGGTATTGTACTTCAGACATCTGCTGAATGAAACGACCGGCATTTTCAGCCAGGTAGGCCTTGCTTCTCCTGCTCATGGTCCGCATGCTGTTTCCCGGAGGCTTCTTTTGCAGGTACCTCTGGCAGAACTGGCCATCCCGCCTGTAGCTATGGTCATGGCCTTGCAGGCAGGGCTTAGCATCGGTTTAGGAGCAATCATTCCCCATCTGGATCTGGCTTCGGCAGTCCGAAACAGCGGTCACGGAGAAAAAGTAGGGGATACTTTGATTGGGGATTGCCTGGAAGCCATTCATCTCTGGAGGGGGGAACCCCGAAAGCGATCGTGGGGTGGATACCAGTTCCTGGGATACCATCCAATGCGGCGATGGGACCTCTTGGAAGGAGTTATGCACCAGCCCCCTTCCTTTATTGATTAACTTGAGATCCCCTTCTTCAGGGTTAGAATGGTATTGCTTCCATACTTTCTGCAATGATTTGGCAGGCATTAAGGGTTATAATCGTACCAAGCTACCAAGTTGGCAGTTAGGCAGAAGCAATTCATGATTTCAGGAAGGGGAGTAGTTTTTTGATTCACTTACGTTATCCATTGATCTGGACGGTTCTGTCATTGCTGTTTGTGCTGGCCTTTGCTGCACAAGCCCTGGCAAGTACCGGCTACACAGTCCAAAAAGGCGACAGCTTGTTCATTATTGGCAAAAAATTTGGGGTCAGCCCCCAGGCTATCCAACAAGCAAACAATCTTTCAAACACCGCTATTTATCCCGGGCAAGAATTAACTATCCCCGGTTCAGGCGGGAACAGCTCGGTTTATACTGTAAAACAGGGGGATTCCCTTTTTAAAATTGCCCAGAAATTTGGCACTACGGCAGACGCGATCAGGAGCAGCAACAGGCTTTCGGGCAATGCCATTGTGCCGGGCCAGCGATTGACTATCCCATCTAACACAGCCATAGCCAACGCCAGAACCCATGTTGTAAAAAGAGGAGAGAGCCTTTTTACCATCGGCAGGCTCTATAGGGTTACGGCACAGGAAATAATGCGGACTAACGGTCTTACATCGGCCACTATTCTGGCAGGACAAACCTTGCGTATTCCGGCCGCAGCCGCTGCTTCGGCCTCCCGCAGTTCCACCGGAGCAGAACAGCGCAGTTTCCAGACCTCTCAGAACGATATCAACATGCTGGCCCGGGCTGTATACGGGGAAGCCAGAGGGGAACCCTACAAGGGACAGGTCGCTGTTGCCGCTGTGATCCTGAACAGGGTAAAAAGCCCCGATTTTCCCTCTACCATAGCTGGTGTCATTTATCAGCCGGATGCTTTTTGTTCCGTAAGTGACGGGCAATTCTATCTGGAGCCCAATGAGGTAGCCTTTAGTGCCGCTAGGGCTGCTCTCAGCGGCTGGGACCCAAGCGGGAACGCCTTATTTTTCTGGAACGCAAAAACAGCCACCAGCAGATGGATCTGGTCCAGGCCCATCATTGTTCAGATTGGCAATCACGTTTTTGCAAAATAATCTTTAGCATGAGCAAGGCACTGCAGTTTTTGCAGTGCCTTCAGCTTATTTCCTGCCTGTTTCTTTTTCCTCTAACATTTTGCGGGCCGCCCGCAGAAAAAGGTTATACATCTCCAGACGCTGGTTTATGTGCTTGACAGTACTAGCCTTAACCACAGCATTCCCCTCCCGAGGTCTTTAATCACAGTATAACCACCTGGAGAGAATGCTAGTACACATTATTTGGTATACTTGTCTGCCACCTTTGAAGCTCCACAAGAATCCGGCTTTATTTTGGCATCAAATCCGCTGCCCACAACCATACCCACAATTTCTTTAATAAGCTCCTTGGTCTCCCCTTTACACCCGATATCAAGGTGGATTTCCACATTCAATTCTTCATGGCCCCCGTCTGCCAGTTTTCCGGCCAGCTGGCTGGCTGTCTCCAAGCTCAGAGCAGTCTCATAAAAAATCTTTTGGCGCAGGCTGGTGATCTTGCGCTGCTGCTTTTTCCGGTAGTAATACCGGGCACCCCGGCCGACATGGTGAATGATAATGGCAGTTACAAAACAAGTTTCATCCTTTACCTGAGAATCGGTGCCGATGATCACCCTGAAATTGGCATCGGGTGCTCCCTGCATGAACGAAATAATATCATGGTAAACCTGTTCTAATGTCATTCGGCCCTTGGAGGGGCTGACAAACTGCATCCTCAAGTCTCCACCCTTCTTAGGCGTCTAGTGCTATGGCCTTGCCTCTTGTTTCCATTTCCAGAGTTCCCGGCAAAGGGCGGCATACTCTTCCAGGCTTAGGGTTTCACCCCGCCGCAGTCCATCCAGGTTGCTTTTTATAAGCAAAGTATCCCACTGTTCCTTACTGGGCCCCAGTCCGCCCGCTGACAAGGCATTTAACAGGGTTTTTCTTCTCTGCCCGAAGGCAGATTTTACGATCCTAAAAAACAGGTCCCGGTCAGGAATATCCACCGGCGGCCGGCTGCGCACCTCAAACAGGACCACCGCTGAAGAGACTTCCGGAGGAGGGCTGAAAGCAGCAGGGGAAACCAGGGTAATCAGCCGGGGTAACGCAAAAAACAAAACGGCAACCGTGAGGGCGCCATATTCTTTGCTGCCCGGTTTAGCCAGGATCCGCATGGCCACTTCCTGTTGCATCATCAAAACCAATGACTTGATTTGAAACCCGGAAGCTAACAGGTGCATTACCAGGGGAGTTGTTATATAGTAAGGCAAGTTGGCAACAACCTTATATCCTGCCGGCAAACTGTGGCAGCTGATGGTTTTCCCAACCAGCTGATCAAAATCCATTTTCAGGGCATCTCCCTGGACGATCTGTATATTCTGATAGCCCTTCAGGGTATCATCCAACAAAGGCAATAGGCTCCGGTCAAGCTCGACACTGATTACCTGTCCGGCCTGGTCTGCCAACGCTCTGGTCAGGGTCCCGATCCCGGGACCTATTTCTACTACGACGTCCCGAGATTCCAACTCGGCGCCCGCAACAATCTGCCGGACAATACTCTGATCTACCAAAAAATGTTGGCCAAGGGATTTTTTCTGCTGAAACCCATGCTTTTTCAAAATCCTCTTGGTAAGGCCTGGACTGGCTATTTCCATCTCGCTTAACCCCTTATATTATTTATTGCACAAAAAATACGAAAAAAGGCCTGATCAAGGCCTATTACTCCAGCACATATACTTTTACCTGTCTTCTTCCCCAGCGCAAGGCTTCCTGTCTTGTTTCCAAAAAAACGTCAATCCGGTCGCCCTTGATTGCGCCACCGGTATCCCTGGCCACAGCAAACCCATATCCTTCAATATATAATCTTTGGCCGAGGGGAATAACCTTGGGATCCACAGCCACCATCCCCACCTGAGGATAGACGCCGGTAAAGGTTCTGTTTCCAGTATGGGTGTAGGCAGTGGCTTCCATGATCCTTGCTTCCCTGAAAGAAAAACTTTTCCCGGCCCTGGAAGCGGTAGTAATTGTGCCCATTGCAATCACCTGGTTTTGCGGCATTTTTATTACTTCCCTGCTCACCACTTCCCGCTTTACTTCCACGCCGTCCTCATAGGTTATTTGGGTTTGTATCTTCTCCTGCCCTTTTTTTCCTTTCTGGATAATCTTGCGGATACCCTTTTCCAAACTCGGGTAGTCCCGCCGCTCAACCCGGTAAGGTATTTCCTTATTTTCAACCAGCTCCCTGGTGACAACCCTTGTCACCACTATCTGGGTTCCCTGGGATACGGTTTCATTCAGGGCAGGGGTCACCCGGTCATTTGGTCCCGTCTGGATCCCGAGCTCAGCCAGGATTTCTTTCACCGCAACAGGTGTTGTTACAAGTTCCTTTACGCCTCCGTCCGCTGCAACTTTAACAGGAAATGCTCTTAACACAGATATTTCCATGCCTTTTGCAATGGGCAGGTCTAAACCGGGTTTTACAACGTCTTTGGGGCCCATCTCCACGCCTTGCCGCTGCAAGAACTGCTCAACTGTGCCATCAGAGGCCCGGACCAGCCGGCTCTCTTCCCCTTCAATCCTTAGCTGCACTTCGTAACTAGGGGGACTGCAGGCTATCGGCACCGCCAAAAATACAAATGAAAGGACTAGTAAACAAAGGAGTTTATTCGTCTGCCAAAAATTATTCAACAACAAAATCCTCCTTACCAACAGGCTCTTTAAGCATAACCGGATAACTTATATGCGCAGACATATCCAAAGCCATATAAATAATAATTTATCTGTTCGCCAAATAATCGCAATATCCTGCCGGCTATCAAAAGCAACAGGCGCCTTACCAGGGTTCCACAAGCAGAACTCTTACCTTGCGCCTGCCCCACTCGAGGGCCTCTTCTTCTGTGTCGAAGAACACGTCAATTATGTTTCCTTTAATTAGACCGCCGGTATCCGCCGCTCGGGCATAACCGTACCCTTCCACCCACATCAGGGTGCCTAGGGGGATCACCCTGGGATCTACCGCTACAATCCCCCGGCGCGGATAAATTCCTGTGAAGGTTGGGTTGCCGGTATGGGTATAACCGGTTGCCTCCAGGATAAGCTCGCGGCGAAATTCAGCCGGAGGCTGACCCCGGTACGCCATGCTTGGGGAAGAAACAGAATCAGCAATGGAACCGTAGACCACCACCCTGTTCTGGGGAAGTTTAAATACTGCGGCATCTAATTTTTCCCTGGCCACCTCCTGCTGGTTCCGGTAGGTTACCTGCCAGACCACCTCTTTGATACCTGGGTGTCCGGCCTGGACTGTCCTGCGCCTTCCGGCAGCCAGATAATAGACCGGCTTAAACTCTGTTGTAAAATTCAGCTCTCTTCTTTCCACCACCAAGCCTCTGGTGATCCGGTTGACTTGCATAATCAGCCCGGGCCCTTCTGGCCCTGATGTCCTGATGGTTTCGACATAATCTTCCGGACCCATGGTAATACCGGCAGTTTTCAAAGCCTCTTCTTCTTTCAGGCAAGGAATCCTGATGAAATGCTTTTTTTCGCCATCAACTATTGTGACCGGGATTGCTTTGGTAACGGATATTGTCCGGCCCCACCAAAAAAAGCCGCTTTCAGCAATCAAATCCTCCGGTTCAACATCTATGCCGGCCTGGCGCAAGATAGCTGCAGTGCCTATTTCTCTGGTTTTTATGGAATGGATCTCATCCTCAACCTTAATGGTTACTTGTTTAGGCCACCAGATAAAACAGGCAATAATGACAACCAATCCGGCAAATGCCAGAACTGACCATTTCGTTTCCTTAATTTTTTGAATTAGCCTCTGCCCTGATAGCAATTTGCGACCTCCCTTTTTCCGGCCTTTATAACTTATGCCGGAACATGATCGTGGTTTCCTGTTAACATTTTTTCCATAACAGGAGGTTCGCTAGTCGTGCTTAATAAAAAAAGACATGAGAAAAACTTTTCCTCATGTCAGTTCATAATGTCAGATAAAAAACTATTTATCACAGATGGCTACCCGCTCTGATGCCACTTCTGACAGCGCAAAGCAATAACAGATGTCAGTGCCGGGTAGTCTTTAAAACCCAAACAGCCGCCTGGCGTTGGCTGTCGTTGTTGCTGCCAGTTCCTCCAAGGAAACTTTTCTGATTTTCGCGATCTCAATAGCTACTTCCAAAACATATGCCGGCTCATTCCGTTTACCCCGGTAGGGTTCCGGAGTAAGATAAGGAGCATCGGTTTCAATCAAGAGTCTGTCTGAGGGTACTAGGCGGGCCACTTCCTTAGGCGTATGGGCATTTTTATAGGTTACCGGCCCGGCCAGGGAAATATAAAATCCCAGGTTAAGGCACTGGCGGGCCATTTCCCAGCTGCCGGAAAAACAGTGCAGGACACCCCCGACATCCGCTGCCTTCTCCTGCCGCAGAACGGTGACGGTATCACCATGGGCATCCCTGTCGTGGACAATGACCGGCAGCTTCATCTCTTTGGCAAGGGCTATCTGCTGCCTGAATGTTTCCTGCTGCACAGGCCGGGGGGATAAATCCCGGTAATAATCCAGGCCCATTTCCCCGATCGCCAGGACCTTGGTAGCTTTGGCCAGCTTCCTCAGTTCCTCCAGGTCTGCAGAAGAAAAATTTTTCGCGTCGTGGGGATGAAAGCCTACAGCAGCATACATACCAGGGTATGTTTCCGCCAACCGCACCGACTGGCGGGAGGCCTCCAGGTTATAGCCGACGTTTATAATCCGGGTTACCCCGGCCTGGCTCGCCCGCTCCAATACAAGAGGCAGGTCATGCTTGAAATCCTTGTCGTTTAAATGCGCATGAGTATCTATCAGCACTTATTTCACCTTCGCACCAGATTCAATGTCGCTGTCAACCGTAACCAGGGTTAGCTTTTCGTCCCCGATCGCAGCCAGTATCATCCCCTGCGAGGTAATGCCGCGAAGTTTAGCCGGCTTGAGGTTAAAAACCAGCACCAGCTTCTTGCCTATCAGCTGTTCCGGCTGGTAATCCTGGGCAATGCCGGAAACTACAGTGCGGGTTTCGCTGCCTACTTGCAGGGTCAGTTTTAGCAGCTTATCCGCCTTCTCCACCCTTTCGGCGGTTATAACCTCAGCTACCCGCAGGTCTACCTTTGCAAAATCCTGAATTTCGATCGGTTCTGCGCCGGCTTGAACAGCTCGGGTTTCCTGTATTGCGGGCACTTCCACCTTTGCAGGAGCGTTAGCGGCGTCTTCCTCCTCAAATTCAATCCTGGGGAAGATCGGGTCTCCTCTTTTAATGCTGATACCGGGGTGGATCCGGCCCCAGGTTTGAATGCTCTCCCAGGTATGGAGCTCTGGCAAATGACTGATGCCTAATTGGGCACATACTTTGGGCGGGGTTACCGGCATGAAAGGGGTAATCATCACTGTCGCAAACCTGATGGTCTCGGTCAGGTTATACATGATGTTCTCTAGCCTTGGCCGGGCAGCCGGGTCTTTAGCCAGTGCCCAGGGGGAGGTTTCTTCAATGTACTTGTTGGCGCGGTTAACAAGCCTCCAAATGGCTGCCAGGGCCTGCCCAAAGTTATACTCGGCCAGGGCATTTTCTACTTCCTTTAGCACCTCTTGCCCAAGGCTGACCAACTGGTTGTCCAGTTGATCATTTTCTCCCGGCCTGGGGATGATGCCACCGCAAAACTTCTCCAGCATGGCTGTGGTGCGGCTCAAGAGATTGCCAAAGTCATTGGCCAGATCCACGTTGATCCGGTTCACCAGGGCCTCCTCGGAGTAATAGCCGTCTGACCCGTAAGGCATCTCTCGCAAAAGAAAATACCTGAGGGCATCAACCCCGTATCTTTGGATCAGAATCATGGGGTCAACAACATTTCCTCTGGACTTGGACATCTTGCCGCCATCAATCAGCAGCCAGCCATGTCCGAACACTGTTTTGGGCAAGGGCAAGTTGGCCGCCATCAGCATGATGGGCCAGATCACAGTATGAAAGCGCACGATATCTTTTCCTACCAGGTGCACCGCAGGCCAGTAGCGTTCAAACTTGGTTCCGTCCGCACTCCAGGGGTCCAGGGCGGAAATATAGTTCGTTAAAGCATCGAACCAGACATAAATCACATGGTTCTCCTTTAAAGGCACCGGGATGCCCCAATTAAAGGTTGTCCGGGAAATGCACAGGTCTTCCAGTCCGCCCTTAATAAAATTAACCATTTCATTGTGCCTGGCAGCAGGCATAATAAATTCCGGATGGGACTGAATATGCTCTAATAGCCGGTCAGCATACTTTTTCATCCGGAAGAAATAACTTTCTTCCTTAACCAATTCTACCGGCCGTTTACAGTCCGGATTAGCGCAAAACCGGTCCGGGACCTGCCGCTCTGTCCAAAAAGTTTCACAGGGGGTGCAGTACCATCCCTCGTACTCGGAGATATAGATGTCGCCGTTTTCGTAGATCCGCCGGAACAATTCCTGCACAACGGCTTTATGTCTTGGTTCCGTTGTCCGGATAAAATCATCATTGCTTATTTTAAGGTCCGCCCACAATTGGCGAAAAGAAGCTACAATCCGGTCCACAAACTCCTGGGGATGGACCCCTGCTTCATTCGCCCGGCGCTGAATTTTTTGTCCATGCTCGTCTGAACCGGTCAAAAACATCACATCATATCCTCGCATCCGGTGGTAGCGGGCTAAAGTATCTGCCATGGTAGTTGTCAAAGCGTGGCCGATATGGAGTTTGTCCGAAGGGTAATAAATCGGGGTTGTGACATAAAAAGCCTTGTTTTTCACTCTGCTCCTCCTTATTTTTCAACAAAATCTTTTTGACTGTGTTGATGTCAATAAAAATTCCCGCCCTGGTCAAGGAGCGAGAATACTTCGGTGTGTCCCCGTTCCTTAGAGCGGGTAGCTATCTATGATAAAGGCTGTTTCTTGACCTATAGCTTTTGCCCCAACAGGCAGTTCAGAAGTATTATAGTAGAGCTGAGACATTTTTGTCAAGTATTCCCCTATCTGAAAAAAATATTAGCTTATAAGCAAAAAAGTGTATTGACTATTAATGGATACACTGGTACCATCTAGGTAGATTGTCGAATAATGTTGAACTAAAGAGAGGAGGGGGCTAAAACCATGATTAAATCGACAGGAATCGTACGCAAGGTGGACGAGCTTGGGAGGGTTGTAATTCCGATAGAGCTGCGCCGTACTCTGGGGATCGATGAAAAAGATGCGCTGGAGATATATGTGGATTCAGAGAGAATTATCCTGAAGAAATACGAGCCGGCCTGTGTTTTCTGCGGCAATGCAGAAGAAGTGAAAAACTTCCGCGGAAAAAATATTTGCCGCCAGTGCGCCGCTGATATGTCCGCCGCTGTCGGTGCTTAAAGCACCTGTAAGAGGCCCAATGGGCCTCTTTTCATTTTACTCCCCCTTGTCGTGGCGAATAAAAGCCTGATATACCTTATTCTTTGGCCAGCAAAGCTGCCGCGCGACATCCTTAATAGCCTCTTTTCTGCTCTTCCCCTGGTTCTCCAGGCCGGCAACCAAAGCATAAACCTCATGGCTGTCGAACTCTCCGGGGCTTGTCAGAATAACAGGATTATTCCCATGAACAACAATGGTGATCTCGCCTCTTGGCACGATGGAGGCAAAGTGTTTAAGCAAGGAAGCGGCATCCCCGCGCAGGACCTCCTCAAAGGTTTTGGTCAACTCTCGCACTATGGCCAGGGGCCGGTCACCCCATACGGTTTCCATATCTTGCAAAGCTGAAATTAACCTGTAAGGGGATTCGTAAAATACTAAAGTTCGGGCTTCGTATTTTAGTTTTTCTAAAAGTTCCCTGCGCTCTTTCGGTTTTCTGGGCAAAAAACCTTCAAAACAAAACCGGTCGGTAGGAAAACCAGCAACTACCAGGGCCGTGATCACCGCTGATGGACCGGGCAGCGGCACTACTTTTAATCCAGCCGCCAAAACCTGTACTATTAGTTCATGTCCCGGATCAGAAATGCCAGGCATACCCGCATCGGAAACCAGAGCCACATCCTTGCCCTCTCTTAAAACTTTTAAGAGGTAGTTTCCTTTCTCCGCCAGATTGTGGCTGTGGTAGCTGGTGAGCGGAGTATGGATATCGTAATGGGACAGAAGTTTCCTGGTATGACGAGTATCTTCTGCGGCAATCAGGCTGACTTCTTTCAATACCTTTAATACCCGCAAGGTAATGTCTTCGAGGTTGCCGATCGGTGTTGCGCAGAGATAAAGGCTCCCATGCCTTTCTTCGGTTAACAGACTCAATGGATCACCTTCTTTGAGCAACAGCATTAAGAGGAGGTGCCGGGTTTCCGGTCCCCCCGGTGCCTGCGTTGCATAAAACTCAAACAAAACAGACAATCTTCCTCTTTTGGCCTGCTGCCGGCAAAATGAGGAGGGCAGATGTGGAAACCTTCTTCGTAAAGCTTTAGCAAGTGTTCCTGCCCCTCCCTGGTATCTCTTTCAGCATATAGCTGGGTTCTTAGCTGCTGGTTTTGCACCTCAACTTCTGCTACAGCCTCCCGCAAGGACTGCACCTCTTTAAGCATTGCAATTAAGCCGGCTTCCAGTTCAGCTAACCTGTCTGTAGGTTTCAAGCAATTTACTCCCCTTTTTATGCAGCAAACCTGCTACAGCCTCAGTCTTGTTTCCGGCATATTTCGGACAGGGGATAACTTATGACCTGCTTATCTTCAGCTTCAACAGTGACTGTTTGCTTCATGATATTTGTGTTCAAGACCTTGCACTTCCCGCAAGGGGTTTGCACCGTTTCTCCATTAACAGGAAAACACCCCCTGGCATCCTCATAGACATCGCTTTCATACCTCAAGCAACACATCAGGCGACCGCAGATCCCAGATATTTTGGTCGGGTTAAGGGATAGATTCTGGTCTTTGGCCATCCTGATGGAAACGGGATCGAAATCCCCTAAAAAAGTGGTACAACACAATTCTCGTCCACAGCAGCCCAAGCCGCCCAGCATTTTGGCCTCGTCCCTTACCCCAATCTGGCGCAATTCAATTCGGGTGCGGAAGACCGCAGCCAGGTCTTTGACTAAATCCCGGAAATCCACCCGTCCCTCTGCTGTAAAATAAAAGATAATTTTACTGGAATCAAAAGCATATTCCACATCAACCAGCTTCATCGGCAGGTTATGCCCGGCTATTTTTTGGGTGCAAACTGCAAGGGCTGATTTTTCTTTTATGCGGTTTTCTTCCACCTTCGCAAGATCCTCAGGTGTTGCTATCCGGAGCACCTTTTTCAAAGGGCTGATCACCCTCTCTTCATCAACATCGCGGGGGCCAACCACTGCCTCCCCGGACTCGATGCCCCTGGCTGTTTCAACAACTACTTTCTGGCCTGTTTTTATGGGGAGATCCCCTGGATCGAAATAGTAGATTTTGCCCGCTTTTTTAAACCTGATTCCCACCACATTAACCATGGCGGCTAACCCCCTATCAGAAACTTTTCCTGTAACGATATCAGCATATTTTCTAAACCCAGGCGCTTATTAATATTTTTTTGCAGCATCCGGCGAATGGCAACAATTTCCTCTATCATTTCAGCAACACCAACCATTGGCGATATTTTATCCACATCAGCAAGCTGATCTTTATTTAATACCAGCCTGTCCGGTCCCCCTTGCCGGCTTACCAGCAAGTCCCGGTAAAGCCATACCATCCAGTCTAAAACCTCCTCCAGGTTCTCCTCCTGTTCCATTTCTCCGGCTAAACTAATCAGATCCAGCATGCTCGCGTTCCTAAGGGAGCTGATAATTTTAACCGCTTTCAGCCTATTTGTATCCGCTTCAGGATTTGCTCCTCTTTGTATGGCCTGGCTGATACTTCCGCCAGAGGTATTTGCCAGCCTTTCGGCAATGTCTGCTGCAAAACCCCGTTCCAGCAGTAGCCTTTTAATTACTGCCGGAAGCAACGATAAAAAACGGACCTCAACACACCGGGAGAGAATAGTAGGCAAAATGGCTGCCGGGAGGGTTGTTAACAAAATGAAAACGGTAGATTGCGGCGGTTCTTCCAACAGTTTAAGCAGGGAATTGGCCGCCTCTTCTGTCATTTTATCTGCCTCACCGATGAGTATAATGCGATAATATCCCTCGAAGGAAGCAAGCGAAAGTCTGGCCTGGATACCCCTGATCTGTTCAATCCGTATAGTAGTGCCTTTCGGCTGCAGGAAGAAGAAATCAGGATAATTTCCTGTTCCCAAACGCATACAATTCCGGCAGCGGCCGCAGGCTTCGCCCTCGTTTTGTCTTGCACAGTTTAACGCCGCAGCCAGGGCCATCGCTGTCTTTTCTTTGCCAACCCCTTCGGGACCGGCAAACAAATAAGCATGGGAAATCCTTTTTGTTATGAGCCCCTGTTTAAGCTGCCTGATCGCCTGGTCTTGGCCGATGACCCGGCTAAAGCTTAAGGCCTGATCCATACTCATAAAAACTGTCCTCTTTTCAAGTTAACCAACAAAGCGAAGGCCTTGAAGTACCCTGATTATTTCAGCAAAAACCTCTTCTTGGGAAAGAGAGGCATCGATTAATCTAATCCGCTCCGGAAACTTTCGGCCCAGCCAAAGGAATCCCTCTCTGACCCGGCGGTGGAAATCTGCCTGTTCCTGCTCAATTCTGTCTAAACTGTCCTGGCTTGTCCGCAGAGCAATCCGCGCCATAGCTTGATCATACGATAAATCCAATACAATAGTCAAATCAGGTACCAACCCGCCCGCAGCAAAATGATTTACTGCCATAATAGTGCTAACTGTCAGTCCCCTGCCAAAACCCTGGTATGCCACGCTGGAGTCAACAAACCTGTCGCACAAGACGGTTTTGCCCGCATCGAGGGCCGGTTTGATTAATTGCTCTACATGCTGGGCCCTGGCAGCTGCATAAAGCAAAACTTCTGCCGGGCCAACCACTTTTTTATCGGGATTAAGTAAGAGGCTCCGGACTTCCTCACCCAAAGAGGTGCCGCCCGGCTCCCTGGTAACCACAACATCCATTCCTCGTTCCCGGCAGTATTCGGTCAACTTCCTAATCTGGGTTGATTTGCCTGAT
Proteins encoded in this region:
- a CDS encoding AbrB/MazE/SpoVT family DNA-binding domain-containing protein, whose protein sequence is MIKSTGIVRKVDELGRVVIPIELRRTLGIDEKDALEIYVDSERIILKKYEPACVFCGNAEEVKNFRGKNICRQCAADMSAAVGA
- the rsmI gene encoding 16S rRNA (cytidine(1402)-2'-O)-methyltransferase is translated as MLLLKEGDPLSLLTEERHGSLYLCATPIGNLEDITLRVLKVLKEVSLIAAEDTRHTRKLLSHYDIHTPLTSYHSHNLAEKGNYLLKVLREGKDVALVSDAGMPGISDPGHELIVQVLAAGLKVVPLPGPSAVITALVVAGFPTDRFCFEGFLPRKPKERRELLEKLKYEARTLVFYESPYRLISALQDMETVWGDRPLAIVRELTKTFEEVLRGDAASLLKHFASIVPRGEITIVVHGNNPVILTSPGEFDSHEVYALVAGLENQGKSRKEAIKDVARQLCWPKNKVYQAFIRHDKGE
- a CDS encoding DUF972 family protein translates to MKPTDRLAELEAGLIAMLKEVQSLREAVAEVEVQNQQLRTQLYAERDTREGQEHLLKLYEEGFHICPPHFAGSRPKEEDCLFCLSFMQRRHRGDRKPGTSS
- a CDS encoding stage 0 sporulation family protein, with amino-acid sequence MVNVVGIRFKKAGKIYYFDPGDLPIKTGQKVVVETARGIESGEAVVGPRDVDEERVISPLKKVLRIATPEDLAKVEENRIKEKSALAVCTQKIAGHNLPMKLVDVEYAFDSSKIIFYFTAEGRVDFRDLVKDLAAVFRTRIELRQIGVRDEAKMLGGLGCCGRELCCTTFLGDFDPVSIRMAKDQNLSLNPTKISGICGRLMCCLRYESDVYEDARGCFPVNGETVQTPCGKCKVLNTNIMKQTVTVEAEDKQVISYPLSEICRKQD
- the holB gene encoding DNA polymerase III subunit delta'; the protein is MSMDQALSFSRVIGQDQAIRQLKQGLITKRISHAYLFAGPEGVGKEKTAMALAAALNCARQNEGEACGRCRNCMRLGTGNYPDFFFLQPKGTTIRIEQIRGIQARLSLASFEGYYRIILIGEADKMTEEAANSLLKLLEEPPQSTVFILLTTLPAAILPTILSRCVEVRFLSLLPAVIKRLLLERGFAADIAERLANTSGGSISQAIQRGANPEADTNRLKAVKIISSLRNASMLDLISLAGEMEQEENLEEVLDWMVWLYRDLLVSRQGGPDRLVLNKDQLADVDKISPMVGVAEMIEEIVAIRRMLQKNINKRLGLENMLISLQEKFLIGG
- a CDS encoding dTMP kinase; translation: MKKAFITFEGTDGSGKSTQIRKLTEYCRERGMDVVVTREPGGTSLGEEVRSLLLNPDKKVVGPAEVLLYAAARAQHVEQLIKPALDAGKTVLCDRFVDSSVAYQGFGRGLTVSTIMAVNHFAAGGLVPDLTIVLDLSYDQAMARIALRTSQDSLDRIEQEQADFHRRVREGFLWLGRKFPERIRLIDASLSQEEVFAEIIRVLQGLRFVG